The window GAAAAAATACGGTTTTCAGGGCGTATAGTTTTTCCAGCCAGGTGGCACGTTCTTCAACCGGTAGAGCCGGAGCAAATGATGGCTCGATGAGACCACGGATGAATATATAAATGATATAGAGCGAGGCGAGAAAGACACCAGCAGAGATACCTCCAGCGAATAGACCGCCAATGGAAACACCGGTTACAGCACCGTAAAGAATCATGTTGGTGCTAGGCGGAATAAGCTGCCCAAGGGTTCCACCACCGAGTACTGAACCCATGGCAAGTTTTCGGTTATAACCGTGTTTAAACATCTGCGGAAGACCAATAAGTCCCAGACCAATGACACCTGCTGCAACTACACCGGATACCGCACCGAGGATTGCTCCAACAAGGATTGTCGCGATAGCAAGACCACCCTTTAGTGGGCCGGACCATTTATAAAAGGCGTCATAAAGATCCTCGACCACGTTTATTTTTTGCAGGATATACGCCATAAAGATAAACAGGGGGACTGCAATGATGACAAAGTTATTCATGGTTCCCCATGAAGCGGAGACCAGAACATTAAGTGCACCCTCACCCCAGAGGAAATAGGAAAAAACAATGGCCACCGCAGCCAGAGCAAAAGCAATGGGTACTCCAGCTATCAGCAGGGGAAACAGGGCAAAAAACATGAAAAGAGGGGCAAGTTCACCAAACATCTTATATCTCCAGCGTAGTAGCGATTAGTTTTAGGAATTTTTAGACCGGTCAGTTAGCAGTGAGTAAATATTAGCTACCGCCTGCCAGGCAAGGAGGCTACAAGATATTGGAATGACCCACCTGAACCACCAGACATAAGGGTTAAAAGGGGTCTGGAGGATCGAGCGCTCGCCCATCAGAGTTGCTCGGTATGCATTGGGGATACTGACGTAAATTATCACCAGTGCTACAAAGAGAATGACACTCTCAGAGAAGAGACCCTGGATTTTCTTGAACTTTTCGGGGAGGTAATTGTTGATAATATCGACTGCGACATGTCCTTTGAGCATGTGACAGTAAGCGGCGCCAAGCATGAAAAAGGACCCAAAAATGAAAATTGACATTTCAAACGTCCAGCTTGGAGGTGTCTTGAAGAAATATGACTTCAATGCACTGTAGACGATAATTCCAATGAGGGGAAGAAGGAGAAGTGATACAAATCTACCGATTTTATTCATATTATATCCTTTCATGATTGATCTCAGAGGCCTGCACATGGGCCATTGTGAGATCTGCTTTACTGATACGTCTTTTAGCAGTTTTAGGAAGATAGAAGGAAATGTTCTTCTTAATATCGGGATTTAGTAAATTTTGTGTAAATTATATGTAGATAAGTTTCTGTTTGTTGTTGAGAGGAGAGGCAAGTATTGTATTGTCGGTATAGTATGGCTGGGTGGGGTGGTAATGGCTGCTGCCTCTGGAACTATGACTATGTAACTGTTAACTGCCTAATATTAAATGGATAGCACTGTTTTCAGTTAAGCATTGTATGTTGATCATATTTTGATATGTTTGCCTGTAATCTGGTGCAGACAACATGTTTTTGGTAAGGGAGAGGGGGAAATGTATAATTCTTCAGATGAAATAAGTTTACTGTTGATCGATGATGATAAAAAATTTTGTCGCTTACTAAAAGACTATCTAACTCCCCACGGCTATACTCTCACCATCTCACATACTGGTCAGGATGGGCTTGATTTAGCCTTAACCGAGAACTTCCATCTAGTGATTTTAGATGTAATGCTGCCTGGTATCGATGGTTTTGAGGTGTTGAAACGGCTTCGTCATAATCTCACCATCCCTGTTTTAATGTTCACCTCCAGAGGGGATGAAGTTGATCGTATTGTCGGTCTCGAGATGGGGGCTGATGACTATTTACCCAAGACATTTTCCTCTCGCGAGCTACTGGCAAGACTGAGGGCGGTAATTCGACGGGTACATATCACAGAACCCAAGCAGAATGTAGAGAGGGAAGAGGTGCTACAATATGGCCAGCTAACGATCAACACCTTGTCCCAGGTTGTTATGTTAAATAGTGAAGATACCCTTCTTACTCCGGCTGAGTATCGATTATTGAATTATTTAGCACAAAATAGTGGTCGGGTATTATCCAGAGATCAGTTAATGGAATTTCTCGATAATCGCAACCATGAAACCTTTGATCGTATAATTGATAATCATATATCATCGATTAGAAGAAAAATTAAGGATGATCCGAAAAGTCCAAAATATATAAAAACAGTGCGAAGCACAGGCTATATGTTTATTGATTCAAGCCTTCAAAAAGCAGTTTAACAGGCCCATGGGGTATAATTGTTTCTCCCTGTACTTTCCAATACTCAATGCCGCTAAACCTTACCAGAAGCCATGAATGTATTTACCATTAGACTGAGTCTTGTCATTAAATTGTCGCTGTCTTTTGGTGTTTGTATCTTTCTGAGTCTGCTGGTGGCTGGCTATGCGTTCATTAATACTGAAAATAAACTGGTTAATGATCTGATTACCAACTTAAAGATTGAAACTCAGCAATTACAGCAAGTTGAAGAGGATCAACAGGTCATAAAACTGGATGAAAATATTCAGTTCAACGCAGACATGCTGGGGGCCATTTCAGCGGTAAAAATTTATAGTATTGATGATGTCGGCCCAACGATTATCCCCTTTTTTAGGATTCCTGAAATCCAGGCAATTATTGTTTTAGATGACCAAAAAACTATTTACGCCGCCTACTGGAGGCAGAATGAAAGTACCTTTTCCGGTACTAGATTGCCGCCATCCTTTTCACTGGAATCATTTAAAGTTGCACAGGGCATCGCCTCTTATAGGGAGCGGGAGGTTGGTGTGATAAATATCTATTACACCGATAGGCTTTTAAAACAGCATTTCCAGAGATCCAATGTTGAAGCCTTGAAGAACTTTGAAAAGAGTTCATCAAAGATCAAGGAGATAAATCAGAAAAATAAAGTCCATCTCTGGGTGGTGTTGGGGGTAATCATAACGCTCTGCTCGGTTCTTGTCCTCATTACCATGAAGGTTATGATGAGTCCTATTATCACCTATCCGCTTGCTCAGATGACCGAGGCCACAGAGCGGATTGCTCGGGGAGACTTTGATGTTAAGTTAGAAGAAAAGAGGGTGGATGAGGTTGGGCGACTGGGTAAGGCCATTAATCATATGGCGTCACGTTTGTCCAGCTTTGTTACAGGTCAGAAACGATTCCTCGGTGATGTAGCCCATGAACTTGCCTCACCTATTGCCCGTACCCAGCTGGCGTTGAGCATCCTGGAAACTAAAACCCTTGAGCATAATCGCCAGTATGTAGACGATGCCATTGAAGAGATGGATCACATGTCCGATATTGTTAATAGTCTGCTCTCCTTTTCACGGGCTGAAATCGTCCCCGGCAGTATTAATTTTACCAAGATTAATTTACTGTCTCTGGTTAAAAAGGTGGTGGCAAGGGAGAAGGCACATTATGCGGATATTCGGGTTGAGGTACATCCGGACATTACAGCCAATGGTGATGAGGAGCTGCTTTTTAGGGCATTTTCTAATATTTTGCGCAATGCCCTGCGCTATGCCAAGGGGTATGGTGCAATTGCAATTACAGCCAAATCTGTAGAACGGAAGGTATGCATTGAGTTTTCTGACTCCGGTACAGGGGTTCCTGAGGAGATGATAGATCAGCTCTTTGACCCATTTTACCGTGTGGAAAAATCGAGGGAGCGTGATACGGGTGGAGTTGGACTCGGTTTATCAATCGTTAAATCCTGTATAGAGGCCTGCAAAGGAAATGTCGCCGTAAGAAACGTAGAACCAAAGGGTTTCTGTGTTAGTGTAGAATTAGACGGCTTAAAAACACCGGTTATTGCCACCGCTGACTGATTAATTCGAGCAGGCCGTTGTCGGTTATTATCTGTTTGCCTTGCTTGAAGTCAGCCAGTTTTTCTTTGACAGATTCATTACCTTTACACCCTATAGGGTACTCGAGGCTTCCGCCAAAATATGCCAGCTTTTTGTACTTGTTCTTCCATTTAACCTGCTGCAGATTATAGTCGAAGATTTCTTCGTAGCCGGCAAAGGCATCTAAACGCTTTTTGTCCAGCATTTTAAAACCCTGAATGACCCCATCCACATTAAATTTTATAAAGTGGTCAGCGTTATTCCATTTATCCCCATAGGTCCAGCCTTTTTTCACCCCAATTAACAAGCCTTTAAGGGGGGCAAGCCCGTCCCATTGGAGGGGGGAATCGGGTCGTACGTAAATCACATAATTTATCGTGTTAATCGGTTCTGTGGAGTACTGGTATATTTGTTGCCTGGCCGTGTTTTTCCCGGCAGGAAAGAGGATGTCGATTTCACATTTTTCAGTTAATAGCAGAGCTCTTTTCCATGGCATAATCTGCAACTGGATGGTGTATCCCATGGCATGAAAACTCTCACGGACAATGTCCCAGGAGGAGCCAATGAGCCGGTTAGAATTCTGGCCGGGGGGGATAATTTCAGCATCAAAATCATAGCTTTCAATGACAAAGCTAAAAGGAGGAAAGTCTGGCAGAGTTGCAAGTTTTACCACTTTTTCAGTTCCCATGGCAGGTCTGCTGATAAATGCGGTTGTAAAAAGAAACAGGAGTAAGACTGTTGTTTTTATGAAATTGCTGTGAGGCATCATAGGTGCTCGGAGAACTATTAGGAATTCATAACAAGGTTAAAATTGATTTTTTTTTATAAAAACAGATAACTATTTTATCAATAAATAATGGTAGATGCTGTAAGATTATTTCCCTACATGCTCCAGTGGTGGAGGTGGGAGAAATGTTATCTTGCTGTATGTCGATGAAACTTATCAACTTGACTGCTATTGTCCTAACGGGTCAAGATTAAGTCCTCTAGGGTCAATCAGAAGTGGGTGCGATCCTGTCCAACGCACCGGGGCCACTTCTGACTGTGGGTACAGTTATATTGGTGATATTGGTGATAGAGTAACGTGCCGCTGTAATGCTCAAACTAAAGCTGGCAGTGGTTGTATTAACAACGGGATTTCAATCAAAAGGGTTGAAGATGCGATCTTTAGCTACCTGCAGCAGCAGATATTGTCTTCCGACAGTGTGGGGGGGGAATAGATAATGCCTACGCTAGGATGGAAAAGGGCAATCCCGAGATAGAGCAGGGTACCGTTCGGCTTGAGGATATCACTGGTCGTATAGATAAATGGTTAGATTTGTACCAAGTTGGGCTCATTGACAAAGATACATTTTCTGCCTAGGTCGCTCCTTTGAATGAGCACAAAAGACAAGTAGGGGAGACTCTGGAACAATTTACAAGTGCCAAGGATGTGGTAAATGTGTCGGAAAAAATATTCATTACAGCATTACACATTTGGCTGAGGAGATTAATCACGCAGCCCTCTAATTATCAAGTCAGCTGTACATGCAATGATTTATGAGATTGTTAGTGAATCAGAAAAAAGAAGGTGGAGGGAGATTGCTTAGTGCAAAAGGGAGCCTTCTCCCTCTTACACGAGCAAACATGGTGACCCCAAGGGGACTCGAACCCCTGTTCTCGGCGTGAGAGGCCGATGTCCTAGGCCACTAGACGATGGGGCCAGCAATGCGAGTGTATATAACT of the Desulfosediminicola ganghwensis genome contains:
- a CDS encoding TRAP transporter small permease subunit; the protein is MNKIGRFVSLLLLPLIGIIVYSALKSYFFKTPPSWTFEMSIFIFGSFFMLGAAYCHMLKGHVAVDIINNYLPEKFKKIQGLFSESVILFVALVIIYVSIPNAYRATLMGERSILQTPFNPYVWWFRWVIPISCSLLAWQAVANIYSLLTDRSKNS
- a CDS encoding TRAP transporter large permease; this translates as MFGELAPLFMFFALFPLLIAGVPIAFALAAVAIVFSYFLWGEGALNVLVSASWGTMNNFVIIAVPLFIFMAYILQKINVVEDLYDAFYKWSGPLKGGLAIATILVGAILGAVSGVVAAGVIGLGLIGLPQMFKHGYNRKLAMGSVLGGGTLGQLIPPSTNMILYGAVTGVSIGGLFAGGISAGVFLASLYIIYIFIRGLIEPSFAPALPVEERATWLEKLYALKTVFFPGLLIIVVLGSILLGVASPTEAAAFGAASALAIGVANRRLTWEIVYSSCYETLSVTAMVGWMMIGASAFGSVFSGLGGNAMVADFAMNMPGGATMVFVVAALFIFLLGMFLEPGAVIFLAVPIIAPILSQMGFDPLWVGLVVNVILQSAYISPPFGFSLFYLKGCAPEGVDMVEIYKSSIPLLILQAVCVIMIFIFPEIILWLPQKLLSL
- a CDS encoding substrate-binding periplasmic protein, producing MGTEKVVKLATLPDFPPFSFVIESYDFDAEIIPPGQNSNRLIGSSWDIVRESFHAMGYTIQLQIMPWKRALLLTEKCEIDILFPAGKNTARQQIYQYSTEPINTINYVIYVRPDSPLQWDGLAPLKGLLIGVKKGWTYGDKWNNADHFIKFNVDGVIQGFKMLDKKRLDAFAGYEEIFDYNLQQVKWKNKYKKLAYFGGSLEYPIGCKGNESVKEKLADFKQGKQIITDNGLLELISQRWQ
- a CDS encoding winged helix-turn-helix domain-containing protein — encoded protein: MYNSSDEISLLLIDDDKKFCRLLKDYLTPHGYTLTISHTGQDGLDLALTENFHLVILDVMLPGIDGFEVLKRLRHNLTIPVLMFTSRGDEVDRIVGLEMGADDYLPKTFSSRELLARLRAVIRRVHITEPKQNVEREEVLQYGQLTINTLSQVVMLNSEDTLLTPAEYRLLNYLAQNSGRVLSRDQLMEFLDNRNHETFDRIIDNHISSIRRKIKDDPKSPKYIKTVRSTGYMFIDSSLQKAV
- a CDS encoding sensor histidine kinase, encoding MNVFTIRLSLVIKLSLSFGVCIFLSLLVAGYAFINTENKLVNDLITNLKIETQQLQQVEEDQQVIKLDENIQFNADMLGAISAVKIYSIDDVGPTIIPFFRIPEIQAIIVLDDQKTIYAAYWRQNESTFSGTRLPPSFSLESFKVAQGIASYREREVGVINIYYTDRLLKQHFQRSNVEALKNFEKSSSKIKEINQKNKVHLWVVLGVIITLCSVLVLITMKVMMSPIITYPLAQMTEATERIARGDFDVKLEEKRVDEVGRLGKAINHMASRLSSFVTGQKRFLGDVAHELASPIARTQLALSILETKTLEHNRQYVDDAIEEMDHMSDIVNSLLSFSRAEIVPGSINFTKINLLSLVKKVVAREKAHYADIRVEVHPDITANGDEELLFRAFSNILRNALRYAKGYGAIAITAKSVERKVCIEFSDSGTGVPEEMIDQLFDPFYRVEKSRERDTGGVGLGLSIVKSCIEACKGNVAVRNVEPKGFCVSVELDGLKTPVIATAD